Proteins from one Chromatiales bacterium genomic window:
- a CDS encoding FAD-dependent oxidoreductase, which produces MTLTATRTRRRVLKEIAATAGVITAGSGLGTAALAASRRDADVIVIGAGLAGLNTALMLQDAGMSVLLLEGSNRVGGRVMTLDKVPGRPEAGGTEFGAGYARCLSMIDRLGGFPMQKWLDTVELPFALKVDDTTMSMAAWADSPLNKLVGKERTGGGPLMGPFGLTMMYAPQPSPLNGLDSWLLPEMAALDISYGDYLKSCGASEAALRFIDNDTPTGDVNTLSALWQHRLFRFQDAMGGMDGLKRIATGSSRLPESMARQFKREIAFNAHVTAIRADKNGVEVRTKAGRRYRAGRVVVAVPLPLLREIAIEPALPALQAAAVREIPYDNMVNVFFAVKEPYWKVDGLPGSLWTNQPMGRLFHFKSEQGEYVWMNVRSPRSPWLKMNDADVMRAATKALNEARPSTVGRVEATAVVNWSAYPWTRGHNMYRTPGQIARFGNVVAEAHGRIHFAGDHTAATMMGMEGAMESGERAAVEILQLA; this is translated from the coding sequence ATGACTCTTACTGCCACACGCACCCGCCGACGGGTCCTGAAGGAAATCGCAGCCACTGCCGGTGTCATCACCGCCGGCAGTGGCCTCGGCACCGCAGCGCTGGCGGCCAGCCGGCGTGACGCTGATGTGATCGTCATCGGCGCAGGCCTCGCAGGACTGAATACCGCGCTCATGCTGCAGGATGCCGGCATGAGTGTGCTGCTGCTCGAGGGCAGCAACCGTGTTGGCGGGCGTGTGATGACGCTCGACAAGGTTCCGGGTCGACCCGAAGCCGGCGGTACCGAATTCGGTGCCGGCTATGCGCGCTGCCTGTCGATGATCGACCGGCTGGGCGGTTTTCCGATGCAAAAGTGGCTCGATACCGTTGAGCTGCCTTTTGCGTTGAAGGTCGATGACACGACCATGTCGATGGCGGCATGGGCCGACTCGCCGCTCAACAAGCTGGTCGGCAAGGAGCGCACCGGAGGCGGGCCGTTGATGGGGCCCTTCGGGCTGACGATGATGTATGCACCGCAGCCCTCGCCACTCAATGGTCTCGACAGCTGGCTGTTGCCTGAAATGGCGGCGCTCGACATCAGCTATGGCGACTACCTGAAGAGCTGCGGCGCCAGTGAGGCAGCCCTGCGGTTCATCGACAATGACACGCCCACCGGTGACGTCAATACGCTGTCAGCGCTGTGGCAGCATCGCCTGTTCCGTTTTCAGGACGCGATGGGTGGCATGGATGGCCTGAAGCGCATCGCCACGGGCAGCAGTCGCCTGCCGGAAAGCATGGCCAGGCAGTTCAAGCGGGAGATCGCCTTCAATGCGCATGTCACGGCGATCCGCGCTGACAAGAACGGCGTCGAAGTCAGGACCAAAGCCGGCCGCCGTTATCGTGCCGGCCGGGTGGTCGTCGCCGTACCGCTGCCGCTGCTGCGCGAGATCGCCATCGAGCCGGCGCTTCCGGCCCTGCAGGCGGCAGCCGTGCGCGAGATTCCCTACGACAACATGGTCAACGTGTTTTTCGCCGTCAAGGAGCCCTACTGGAAAGTGGACGGGCTGCCGGGGTCGCTGTGGACCAATCAACCGATGGGTCGCCTGTTCCATTTCAAGTCAGAGCAGGGCGAATATGTCTGGATGAACGTCCGCAGTCCGCGTTCACCGTGGCTGAAGATGAACGACGCGGATGTGATGCGGGCAGCTACCAAAGCACTGAATGAAGCGCGGCCAAGCACCGTCGGGCGCGTGGAAGCCACGGCGGTGGTGAACTGGTCTGCTTACCCGTGGACACGCGGCCACAACATGTACCGGACGCCGGGCCAGATTGCCCGCTTCGGCAATGTTGTTGCAGAGGCACATGGCCGTATTCATTTCGCTGGCGATCATACGGCGGCAACCATGATGGGCATGGAAGGCGCAATGGAGTCAGGCGAGCGTGCGGCGGTGGAAATCCTGCAGCTCGCCTAG
- the ubiM gene encoding 5-demethoxyubiquinol-8 5-hydroxylase UbiM, with the protein MVNERDVIIIGAGPAGLSLAISLADAGFGVTVVEKLPRAVLADPPADGREIALTHRAADILQSLGMWQHYPAGDVSPIREARVLDGKSPHFLGFDTRGTQQTELGYLVANNVIRKAAFEVASSMPSIEIISDAAVSGVATTADAAEVRLADGRNLEAPLMVAADSRFSDARRRMGIGADMRDFGRTVIVCRLSHELPHNGIAHECFHYGRTLAVLPLNGLVSSAVITLSADQSNAMMQMPVPEFEKLVTEQFESRLGPMRLVGERHSYPLVAVYAQRFVAHRFALLGDAAVGMHPVTAHGFNCGLYGVASLTRALRGARAAGRDIGSMSVLTRYQSEHRRATRPIYLGTNVLVGLFTDDQMPARFVRSAVLRLANRLPPLKAGITRQLTGRA; encoded by the coding sequence ATGGTCAACGAGCGGGACGTAATCATCATCGGCGCAGGACCGGCTGGCCTGTCACTCGCGATTTCACTGGCGGATGCGGGCTTCGGCGTGACGGTCGTCGAGAAGCTGCCGCGTGCCGTCCTGGCCGACCCGCCGGCCGATGGCCGGGAGATCGCACTCACTCACCGCGCCGCCGACATCCTGCAGTCGCTGGGAATGTGGCAGCACTATCCTGCCGGAGACGTTTCGCCGATCCGCGAGGCCCGGGTGCTCGATGGCAAGTCACCGCACTTTCTGGGTTTTGACACGCGTGGCACGCAGCAGACCGAACTGGGCTACCTGGTGGCGAATAACGTGATCCGCAAAGCCGCCTTCGAGGTGGCGTCGTCCATGCCTTCGATCGAGATCATCAGCGATGCGGCGGTCAGCGGCGTGGCGACGACTGCAGATGCGGCTGAAGTGCGCCTGGCTGACGGGCGGAACCTGGAGGCTCCGCTGATGGTCGCCGCCGACAGCCGGTTTTCAGACGCGCGGCGCCGCATGGGCATCGGCGCGGACATGCGTGACTTCGGGCGCACCGTGATTGTCTGTCGCCTGTCCCACGAATTGCCGCACAACGGGATCGCGCACGAATGTTTCCACTATGGCCGTACTCTCGCGGTGTTGCCGCTCAATGGTCTGGTGTCTTCGGCGGTCATCACGCTGTCGGCCGACCAGAGCAATGCCATGATGCAGATGCCGGTCCCGGAATTCGAAAAGCTGGTCACCGAGCAGTTCGAATCCCGGCTCGGCCCGATGCGGCTGGTCGGCGAACGGCACAGCTATCCGCTGGTCGCGGTATATGCGCAGCGCTTTGTTGCCCATCGCTTCGCGCTGCTTGGCGACGCCGCGGTCGGCATGCACCCGGTTACCGCACACGGCTTCAATTGCGGCCTCTACGGGGTGGCGTCGCTGACCCGGGCCCTGCGCGGTGCGCGCGCCGCCGGCCGGGATATCGGCAGCATGTCGGTGCTGACTCGCTACCAGTCCGAGCACCGGCGGGCGACCCGGCCGATCTATCTGGGCACCAATGTGCTCGTCGGCCTGTTCACCGACGACCAGATGCCGGCGCGCTTTGTCAGGTCGGCCGTGCTGCGTCTCGCCAACCGGTTGCCGCCCCTGAAAGCCGGAATTACCCGTCAATTGACCGGCCGGGCCTGA
- a CDS encoding TonB-dependent receptor produces the protein MKPIDYFNKPLLGLAAAGITLLAQPAMAIPEEIVVTARKYEESIQEIPIAVSAFTAQNIEQLNLKSIDDIAKFTPGFSFTSGFGRQPGSDRPSLRGITTVVNGVANSSAVGYFVDGIYLSGSPQATELSNLERVEIIKGPQAAQFGRGTYAGAINYITRKPSLDGLEGGATITGAEHDTQEYSGWLSGPLIDNQLAYYLSAGYDTYGGEFTNQAYGDKLGGTETKNITAKLLWTPLDGLEITLKGGMQRTDDDHFAIYLQPRTLNNCYPRTATTPRARGYYCGTAVLDENNINLATGLLEGADGGMSGAEIDRDLASLAIEYTGPSGYTFTSTTGYIADKVNTGFDNSYANYDPVPFGASAGSFYQLDEDKSETFTQELRVTTPQDARVRGTFGFYFLDIKAWEVYNRKVLSSGVSALQTIANLTTQRVQNRAVFGGIDVDINDRLTVGLEGRYSSDDVEVSNVVNDGTGTIDPCAGSSSCQKTFTSFTPRLTARYRYSDDVNLYANIARGTKPGDFNATLPNDPVSGLPDESFRAVDEETMWSYEIGAKTEWLDRRLIANFAVYFNDVEDQQLTTNIEGPGGVPQSVLANVGKTEVWGAELETNFAITDNWTAGFIYAWTHSEIKERISTDQADLVGNVTGFTTLSNYYNEFGDVSGKQSPRVPENQFALFTRYDIPFSWGSMFVGADYTFEESKYSQEHNLIETGDRNLLGARIGANWQNWQLTAWVKNLTDDDTPLDILRYIDRQASSGGALPSCTASGGTAAQCVSTSTSGRGFGLTLQPGRQVGATLSYKFGGAQ, from the coding sequence ATGAAACCGATCGATTATTTCAACAAGCCCTTATTGGGCCTTGCCGCAGCGGGCATCACCCTGCTCGCGCAGCCTGCAATGGCAATCCCCGAAGAGATTGTCGTTACCGCTCGTAAATATGAGGAAAGCATCCAGGAAATTCCAATTGCAGTGAGCGCATTCACTGCGCAGAACATCGAACAGCTCAATCTGAAGAGCATCGACGATATCGCGAAGTTCACGCCGGGCTTCTCGTTCACCTCCGGCTTTGGCCGTCAACCGGGCTCGGATCGTCCGTCATTGCGCGGTATCACGACTGTCGTCAACGGCGTCGCCAACAGCTCTGCTGTCGGGTATTTCGTCGATGGCATCTATCTGTCCGGCTCACCGCAGGCGACCGAGCTCTCCAACCTGGAGCGGGTGGAAATCATCAAGGGTCCGCAGGCCGCACAGTTTGGCCGTGGCACCTATGCTGGCGCGATCAACTACATCACCCGCAAGCCCTCGCTTGACGGACTCGAGGGTGGCGCCACCATCACCGGCGCGGAACACGACACCCAGGAGTACTCTGGCTGGCTGAGCGGACCACTCATCGACAATCAACTCGCTTACTACCTCAGCGCGGGCTACGACACCTACGGCGGTGAGTTCACCAACCAGGCCTATGGTGACAAGCTGGGCGGCACAGAGACCAAGAACATCACTGCCAAGCTGCTATGGACGCCGCTGGATGGCCTTGAGATCACCCTGAAGGGTGGCATGCAGCGCACCGACGACGACCATTTCGCGATTTACCTGCAGCCCAGGACGCTGAACAATTGCTACCCCAGAACCGCGACCACGCCACGCGCCCGCGGTTACTACTGTGGTACCGCCGTTCTCGACGAAAACAACATCAACCTCGCGACCGGGTTGCTGGAAGGTGCCGACGGTGGCATGTCGGGTGCCGAAATCGATCGCGATCTGGCGAGTCTGGCCATCGAGTACACCGGTCCAAGCGGCTACACGTTTACCAGCACCACGGGCTACATCGCGGACAAGGTCAATACGGGCTTTGACAATTCCTACGCCAACTATGACCCCGTCCCCTTTGGCGCGTCGGCTGGCAGCTTTTACCAGCTGGATGAGGACAAGTCGGAGACCTTTACCCAGGAGCTGCGTGTCACTACGCCACAGGATGCGCGGGTTCGCGGTACGTTTGGCTTCTACTTCCTGGATATCAAGGCATGGGAAGTCTACAACCGCAAAGTTCTGTCCAGTGGCGTGTCAGCACTGCAGACGATCGCCAATCTGACCACGCAGAGGGTGCAGAATCGCGCCGTATTCGGTGGCATCGATGTGGATATCAACGACCGCCTCACGGTAGGCCTGGAAGGTCGTTACTCGAGCGATGACGTCGAGGTCTCCAATGTCGTCAATGACGGCACCGGCACTATTGATCCCTGCGCAGGCAGTTCGAGCTGCCAGAAGACTTTCACCAGCTTTACGCCGCGTCTGACCGCACGTTACCGGTACAGCGACGATGTCAATCTCTATGCCAACATCGCCCGCGGCACCAAGCCCGGTGACTTCAATGCGACGCTGCCGAACGATCCGGTTTCCGGGTTGCCCGATGAGAGCTTCCGTGCCGTCGATGAAGAGACCATGTGGAGCTATGAGATCGGTGCCAAGACCGAGTGGCTCGATCGTCGCCTGATCGCGAATTTCGCGGTCTACTTCAACGACGTGGAAGACCAGCAGCTGACGACCAACATCGAAGGTCCGGGCGGCGTGCCCCAGTCGGTGCTTGCAAACGTGGGCAAGACCGAAGTCTGGGGTGCAGAACTCGAGACCAACTTCGCCATCACCGACAACTGGACTGCCGGGTTCATCTACGCCTGGACTCACTCCGAGATCAAGGAGCGGATCAGCACTGACCAGGCCGATCTGGTGGGCAATGTCACCGGCTTTACGACACTCAGCAATTACTACAACGAGTTCGGTGACGTATCCGGCAAGCAGTCCCCGCGTGTACCGGAGAACCAGTTCGCGCTGTTCACCCGCTATGACATACCGTTCAGCTGGGGCAGCATGTTCGTCGGTGCGGACTACACCTTCGAGGAGTCGAAGTATTCACAGGAGCACAACCTTATCGAGACGGGAGACCGCAATCTGCTCGGCGCGCGCATCGGCGCCAACTGGCAGAACTGGCAGCTTACCGCCTGGGTCAAGAACCTGACGGACGATGACACCCCGCTGGATATCCTGCGGTACATCGACCGGCAGGCGTCCTCCGGCGGCGCACTGCCCAGCTGTACCGCCTCCGGCGGAACGGCCGCACAATGCGTCTCGACCTCGACCAGCGGTCGCGGATTCGGCCTGACCCTGCAACCCGGCCGGCAGGTCGGTGCAACGCTCAGCTACAAGTTCGGCGGTGCCCAGTAA
- a CDS encoding TonB-dependent receptor produces the protein MQTKFRSHLLRGSVLGISLIMVAPMASALEEIIVSTRKREENLQTVPVAVSVLTAGDIEKLNIANVADVSKFSSSVIFDQGFASQDTRITIRGLAPSRGRQNVAVLVDGIDIASQAIQTNGGGLLLNPRLFDLERIEVVKGPQNALYGRTAFAGAVNYITRKPSKDFEARVGTDIGDNGKLEVKGSLSGPLLGETLLGSINVASWNHDGFYKNSVTGQDIGGADGEGVSGTLVWNINDRVSATFHTEYTDDTIEQAPYSAITPTELKDIPLSARTDPDGAGPLGPAINPNLTQIASVTSLPDGDDLAVTLSEDPRTGADYPGTDREIWRNTLDIGVDLDGMKFTSLTHFATSDVFSFEDGRREGSVSAAGKTTGAEFWLRDETDLFSQELRLQSTTDGAVAWTVGALYWTESKDVQDGSVNCISNAALPFAAGVNCAPQLAAISSDALRYIDPWSQDTDHWSVYGLVEWEFIDRWKLIVEGRYSDEEVKVTGPDRRDPDGTGPLCALPRAVDSRGLTFPPCANFPAALSAAYGTLSDKVTDTFFSPKVTLQWQASDDAMYYLSWANATKPKGISIVGALTGFDPAASRFNDETLNVYEVGAKTDWLDKRLVLNTSLFYQEFDDKLVSSQKQDPDTGLLFAAPVNASKATVYGLELDIAWQATDALRLNGSYTYLNTEYDDFTLLTKGPGTIADAGNCTIVADPGKGSNGVDDDFCQVDLSGNELEYAPKHAFVGGFSYRRSLVGETDWLFEGDLIYQDDRYQDAVNTVKFDAYTTADFRLGIVNKQWDIIAYVDNAFEDDTIKSSFRNTYNQGIAFFGGSFSPDGPPSTFVLPGNQTPIKPDQRQVGLRVNYRFGAP, from the coding sequence ATGCAGACGAAGTTCCGCAGTCATCTGTTACGCGGCAGTGTTCTCGGTATTTCATTGATCATGGTGGCGCCGATGGCCTCGGCGCTGGAAGAAATCATCGTCAGTACCCGCAAGCGGGAGGAAAACCTGCAGACGGTACCGGTTGCGGTATCGGTGCTGACAGCAGGCGATATCGAGAAGCTGAACATCGCGAACGTTGCCGATGTCAGCAAATTCAGCTCCAGCGTGATTTTTGACCAGGGCTTTGCGTCGCAGGACACGCGGATCACGATCCGTGGTCTCGCGCCCTCGCGCGGCCGGCAGAATGTCGCCGTCCTGGTGGACGGTATCGATATTGCTTCACAGGCGATCCAGACCAACGGTGGTGGCCTGCTCCTGAATCCGCGTCTCTTCGACCTTGAGCGGATCGAGGTGGTCAAGGGTCCGCAGAACGCCCTTTATGGCCGTACGGCTTTTGCCGGTGCGGTCAACTACATCACCCGCAAGCCGTCGAAGGATTTCGAAGCGCGGGTTGGCACGGATATCGGCGATAACGGCAAGCTGGAAGTAAAGGGCAGCCTCAGTGGTCCGCTGCTTGGCGAAACCCTGCTCGGCAGTATCAATGTGGCGAGCTGGAACCACGATGGTTTCTACAAGAATTCCGTCACTGGCCAGGATATCGGTGGGGCGGACGGCGAAGGGGTGTCCGGCACCCTCGTCTGGAACATCAATGACCGGGTCTCGGCGACTTTCCATACCGAGTACACGGATGACACCATCGAGCAGGCGCCCTATTCGGCGATCACGCCCACGGAGCTCAAGGATATTCCGCTGAGTGCGCGTACCGATCCGGATGGCGCGGGCCCGCTCGGCCCGGCCATCAATCCCAATCTGACGCAGATCGCATCGGTCACCAGCCTCCCGGACGGCGATGACCTCGCGGTCACGCTGTCGGAAGACCCGCGTACCGGCGCCGATTACCCGGGCACCGATCGGGAAATCTGGCGAAATACCCTCGACATCGGTGTGGACCTCGACGGGATGAAGTTCACCTCACTGACCCACTTCGCGACCAGCGATGTATTCAGTTTCGAGGACGGGCGTCGCGAAGGCAGCGTGTCGGCGGCGGGCAAGACCACCGGTGCCGAGTTCTGGCTGCGCGATGAAACCGACCTGTTCAGCCAGGAGCTGCGCCTGCAGTCCACGACGGACGGCGCGGTGGCGTGGACGGTTGGCGCCCTGTACTGGACTGAAAGCAAGGATGTTCAGGATGGCAGCGTCAACTGCATCTCGAATGCGGCACTGCCCTTCGCAGCGGGCGTGAACTGCGCGCCGCAGCTCGCCGCGATCAGCTCGGACGCACTGCGCTATATCGACCCATGGAGCCAGGACACCGATCACTGGTCCGTGTACGGACTGGTTGAATGGGAATTCATCGACCGCTGGAAGCTGATCGTCGAGGGCCGTTATTCCGACGAAGAGGTCAAGGTGACAGGTCCCGACCGCCGCGATCCCGACGGTACCGGCCCACTGTGTGCCCTTCCACGGGCGGTCGACTCACGCGGTCTTACGTTCCCGCCGTGTGCGAACTTCCCTGCCGCCCTGTCAGCGGCGTATGGCACCCTGTCTGACAAGGTGACCGACACCTTCTTCTCGCCGAAAGTGACCTTGCAATGGCAGGCATCGGATGATGCGATGTACTACCTGTCATGGGCCAACGCGACCAAGCCGAAGGGCATCAGCATCGTCGGCGCGCTGACGGGCTTTGATCCGGCGGCGAGCCGCTTCAATGATGAAACCCTCAACGTTTACGAAGTTGGCGCCAAGACCGACTGGCTGGACAAGCGACTGGTGCTGAACACCTCGCTGTTCTACCAGGAGTTCGATGACAAGCTGGTGTCTTCGCAGAAACAGGATCCGGATACCGGCCTGTTGTTTGCCGCGCCGGTCAATGCATCCAAGGCTACCGTCTATGGCCTTGAACTGGACATTGCCTGGCAGGCAACGGATGCGTTGCGGCTGAATGGTTCGTATACCTACCTGAACACGGAATACGACGACTTCACCCTGTTGACCAAGGGTCCGGGCACCATTGCTGATGCAGGCAACTGCACGATCGTCGCCGATCCGGGCAAGGGCAGCAACGGTGTCGATGATGACTTCTGCCAGGTCGATCTGTCCGGCAACGAGCTGGAATATGCGCCCAAGCACGCTTTCGTCGGCGGTTTTTCATACCGCAGGTCGCTGGTTGGCGAAACCGACTGGCTGTTCGAGGGCGACCTGATCTATCAGGATGATCGCTATCAGGATGCGGTCAACACCGTGAAGTTCGACGCCTATACGACGGCTGATTTCCGCCTCGGCATCGTGAACAAGCAGTGGGACATCATCGCCTACGTGGACAATGCCTTTGAGGATGACACCATCAAGTCCTCGTTTCGCAACACCTATAACCAGGGCATTGCATTCTTCGGCGGCAGTTTTTCACCCGATGGCCCGCCGAGCACCTTCGTCCTGCCCGGCAACCAGACGCCGATCAAGCCCGATCAGCGCCAGGTCGGGCTGCGCGTGAACTACCGTTTCGGCGCCCCGTAA
- a CDS encoding SDR family oxidoreductase, with the protein MQTIVITGSTRGIGKGLAREFLKLGHRVVVTGRSQAAVDAATTELGSPAEVLGGVCDVRDMASLQAVWDAAVARFARVDVWISNAAVATDRALLADLPAEQIAATIETNLLGTIYGTKVALAGMLRQGSGKIYTFEGFGSNGMMSPGLTVYGSSKYALRYLTRSLAKEYKDSPVLIGALSPGMVPTDLLIYSSKSKDPQEWAKAKRVMNILGDTVETVTPWLAAQALANCKQGACIEWLTPRKAALRFAMAPFRKRDIISPIEARTDLKVR; encoded by the coding sequence ATGCAAACGATCGTCATCACGGGCAGTACCCGGGGTATCGGCAAAGGTCTCGCCCGTGAATTCCTGAAACTCGGCCACCGGGTGGTGGTGACTGGCCGCAGTCAGGCCGCCGTCGATGCCGCAACCACGGAGCTGGGCAGCCCCGCCGAGGTGCTGGGCGGCGTCTGCGACGTACGCGACATGGCCTCGCTGCAGGCGGTTTGGGACGCGGCTGTCGCGCGCTTTGCCCGTGTCGATGTCTGGATCAGCAATGCCGCAGTCGCGACGGACCGCGCACTGCTCGCGGATCTGCCTGCGGAGCAGATCGCCGCCACCATTGAAACCAATCTGCTCGGCACGATTTACGGTACCAAGGTCGCACTCGCCGGAATGCTGCGCCAGGGCAGCGGCAAGATCTATACTTTTGAAGGCTTCGGCAGCAACGGCATGATGTCGCCGGGCCTGACGGTCTACGGCAGCAGCAAGTATGCACTGCGCTATCTGACCCGGTCCCTGGCAAAGGAATACAAGGATTCGCCGGTACTGATCGGCGCACTGAGTCCCGGCATGGTGCCGACCGACCTGCTGATCTATTCGTCGAAGAGCAAGGATCCGCAGGAGTGGGCGAAGGCCAAGCGGGTCATGAATATCCTTGGCGATACGGTCGAAACCGTAACGCCGTGGCTGGCTGCCCAGGCGCTGGCAAACTGCAAACAGGGCGCATGCATCGAGTGGCTGACGCCGCGCAAGGCTGCGCTGCGTTTCGCAATGGCGCCGTTTCGCAAGCGCGACATCATTTCGCCGATCGAAGCGCGGACGGACCTGAAGGTCCGCTGA
- a CDS encoding pyridoxamine 5'-phosphate oxidase family protein — translation MKKRQSLLIGIAAAAAVPFALSTTLLQAAEPAKAEQKPAAGVNVGGGERGIDAVIIPGPPITANDFMNKKHRAFPQGMTCAECHDVDFTIDTVASATRQMARSSMQLPQEKIWEKIVEFLPGRERFALTTAINNKPLATTVDMVLDKDEKVLYVVSEIGTEKLLQIRKNPNISAVHFAGWSIAEGGPKLWRSTQINGTAEVIPSSDPRFSVAVDKYNLVRVKKERALRRFDLIRIKPEQIYYFDTTLGEGYAVYQRWLRGRTGVVTD, via the coding sequence ATGAAGAAACGACAATCCCTGCTGATCGGCATCGCGGCAGCTGCCGCTGTGCCGTTTGCACTCAGTACGACGCTGCTGCAGGCGGCGGAGCCCGCCAAGGCGGAACAGAAGCCGGCTGCGGGCGTCAATGTGGGCGGCGGCGAACGCGGCATCGATGCGGTCATCATCCCGGGACCGCCGATCACCGCGAACGACTTCATGAACAAGAAGCATCGCGCTTTCCCGCAGGGCATGACCTGTGCCGAGTGCCACGATGTGGACTTCACCATTGATACCGTCGCTTCCGCCACCCGGCAGATGGCGCGCAGTTCGATGCAGCTCCCCCAGGAAAAGATCTGGGAGAAGATCGTCGAGTTTCTGCCGGGCCGCGAGCGGTTCGCGCTGACCACCGCCATCAACAACAAGCCGCTGGCGACCACGGTCGACATGGTGCTCGACAAGGACGAGAAGGTCCTCTACGTCGTTTCCGAGATCGGTACCGAGAAGCTGCTGCAGATCCGCAAGAACCCGAACATCAGTGCGGTGCACTTTGCGGGCTGGAGCATCGCTGAAGGGGGTCCCAAGCTGTGGCGCAGTACGCAAATCAATGGTACGGCGGAGGTGATTCCCTCGTCTGATCCGCGTTTCAGTGTTGCCGTCGACAAGTACAACCTGGTGCGTGTGAAGAAGGAGCGGGCCCTGCGTCGCTTCGACCTTATCCGCATCAAGCCCGAGCAGATCTACTACTTCGATACGACGCTCGGTGAAGGCTATGCGGTCTACCAGCGCTGGCTGCGTGGTCGCACGGGCGTCGTCACCGACTGA
- a CDS encoding DUF4136 domain-containing protein, with protein sequence MRIKSASSLALIVSALLAGGCTSPSSPERASQTAPDANFAAYRTFGWQPPPAAGSEEPMRLLDSNIREAIRTEMTRRGYTEAKDDPDLWIAYETAADERLKSSPFRIGIGVGSFGSNVGGSVNVGSPSVQSYREGRLVIHVVDAAANRELWFGSIAGSMQKGSLEADAVARAVALAMQDLPARTAAP encoded by the coding sequence ATGCGCATCAAGTCTGCTTCCAGCCTGGCCCTGATCGTCAGCGCCCTGCTGGCTGGGGGCTGCACCAGTCCCTCGTCGCCCGAGCGCGCGTCACAGACCGCACCAGACGCCAACTTCGCTGCCTACCGTACCTTCGGCTGGCAGCCTCCGCCCGCCGCCGGCAGCGAAGAACCCATGCGACTGCTGGATTCCAATATCCGTGAGGCCATCCGTACCGAAATGACCCGCCGCGGATATACGGAAGCAAAAGATGATCCCGACCTGTGGATCGCTTACGAGACCGCGGCTGACGAACGCCTGAAATCCAGTCCGTTCCGCATCGGCATCGGTGTCGGCAGCTTTGGCAGCAATGTGGGTGGTTCGGTCAATGTCGGCAGTCCGAGCGTACAAAGCTATCGCGAAGGGCGGCTGGTCATCCATGTAGTGGACGCTGCGGCAAACCGCGAGTTGTGGTTTGGCTCCATCGCGGGAAGCATGCAGAAGGGCAGCCTGGAGGCGGATGCGGTAGCCCGGGCCGTCGCGCTGGCGATGCAGGATCTACCCGCCCGGACGGCTGCACCCTGA
- a CDS encoding LLM class flavin-dependent oxidoreductase, with protein MEIDIILEADVTPARVAELAAIAESYGIRGLWTQNYANARDAFMCLMPAATATKKIMLGAVVISPYEMHPLKIANAVATLNEYSNGRGMVVIGGGGEWPGVLNKPYGKRVKGLGEAVAMAKRAVRGDVVVWDGEVYKSRYFRSTWVKGTPPIIYAGATGPKMLDMATRFADGTMFSDMILPMLPKCMGDVREGLARHGRSAADFRVNNFCAFHIKEDREASFREARRELMVRGWLEEAWYEPFLTPEEAKVVHDNKDAFLTAFRTKAGEIKGVAPEIVAKLVEGLSLAGDLSDLDRHVERIKAFAAAGMTENALRLHDEPEKSLHIIGKELLPRLRR; from the coding sequence GTGGAAATCGACATCATTCTTGAAGCGGACGTCACGCCCGCACGGGTTGCGGAGCTGGCCGCGATTGCCGAGAGCTACGGCATACGCGGCCTCTGGACGCAGAACTACGCCAATGCGCGCGATGCCTTCATGTGCCTCATGCCGGCGGCAACAGCCACGAAAAAGATCATGCTCGGTGCCGTCGTCATCAGTCCCTACGAGATGCATCCGCTGAAGATTGCCAACGCGGTTGCGACGCTGAACGAGTACTCCAATGGCCGTGGCATGGTGGTGATCGGCGGTGGCGGGGAATGGCCCGGCGTCCTCAACAAGCCTTACGGCAAACGCGTAAAGGGCCTTGGCGAAGCGGTGGCGATGGCAAAGCGCGCGGTACGCGGCGATGTGGTGGTGTGGGATGGCGAGGTCTACAAGTCGCGCTATTTCCGCTCGACCTGGGTAAAGGGCACGCCACCGATCATCTACGCGGGTGCCACCGGTCCGAAGATGCTCGATATGGCGACGCGGTTTGCCGATGGCACCATGTTCAGCGACATGATCCTGCCGATGTTGCCGAAGTGCATGGGCGACGTTCGCGAGGGGCTGGCCCGGCATGGCCGCAGCGCTGCCGATTTCCGCGTCAACAACTTCTGCGCCTTCCATATCAAGGAAGACCGTGAAGCCTCATTCCGTGAGGCGCGCCGCGAACTCATGGTCCGTGGCTGGCTGGAGGAGGCCTGGTACGAACCCTTCCTGACGCCCGAGGAAGCGAAGGTCGTCCATGACAACAAGGACGCATTCCTCACCGCGTTCCGCACCAAGGCTGGCGAGATCAAGGGCGTGGCGCCGGAGATCGTCGCCAAGCTGGTCGAAGGCCTGAGCCTGGCCGGCGATCTGAGTGATCTGGACCGGCATGTGGAGCGCATCAAGGCCTTCGCCGCAGCCGGCATGACCGAGAATGCGCTGCGTCTGCACGATGAGCCGGAGAAGTCGCTGCACATCATCGGCAAGGAATTGCTGCCCAGGTTGCGCCGCTAA